GGTATTTCAGAAACTatctaatatatatataaattcagACCTATTCGTGACAATTCAAGTATTTAGTGGCACTAGTAATCCAATCACAATACCTGTACAGACACCATATCAGGCATTTACTAACAATAAACGAGAATGGAATAGGACATTGAAACTTCCGATAAACTACAACCAATTGACGATAGATTCTTATCTAAGAGTTGTTGTATATGAGGTCAGTAATACTAGACCAGTAATATTTGGGATAGGAAACATATCActtttcaacaaaaatgATTCTACATTGAGAAGAGGTTCACAGAAGGTCCCCGTACGAAGGGATTTTGACTTTTCGAAGAATatagaaattgaatatggaCCTATATCAGGAATTACAGAATTAGAACAGAAACTTATCGACTACGAAAATGGAGAGTTTCCTCATGTACCTTGGCTCGATAAGCTAGTTATATCAGATATAGAAAAACAGAGAAGCATTAAATTAAAGGGCAAAAGTCCATATTCCAAGGAAAGTGATGAAGCTGAGAAAGATCTCTTCCACctttatattgaatttcCACATTTTGAACTACCTGTCGTTTATTCTGACATAACTTATCAATTGCCGATACAAACACCTTCGGAGGATAGAAGTAATAACCATGCATTAAGTTTGAATGACACGACCAACACGAGTGTAATCATAAATTCCATTGATATACCAATGTCTAAGGAAACACATacgaatttattgaaggtATATGACCCTGATTACGAGATACCTCACcttaataatatcaacGCCAACGGCAACACGACACAGAATAACGCTACAAGTAATACTCTTGACCCCATTgaaatgaaatatcatAAGCTAGAAAGaaacattaataataattctttgttAGATAAAGAGCTAAAGCCGTCCCCTCAGTTAAGGGATGAGTTAATGAGAATACTTAGAAAGCCCTcgaatattgaattatcagaCGTtgagaagaatttgatatgGAAGTTCCGTTATTACTtttccaaaaataattcaactACAACCGTTATAGCAGAAGACAATGCAAGTCATCACCCATCATCAACTAAGCTTACACGAAGCGGAAAACTTTTCTTaccaaaatttttgaaatcaattaattggGATAAcgattttgaattggatCATGCtttcaatgaaattatcCCGAATTATTGGTCAGTAGATAAAATTCAGATTGGAGATGCATTAGAATTGCTAGGAAATTACTTCAATCCTCACACATTGACATCACGAATAGCAGCCACTCCAAAAGAACATTCATCAAATGATCAAATAAACAACGAAGAACGTCGTTACCAgaagatattcaaatatgtaATATTCTTAAGAAAATTTGCTGTTGATAGATTAAAACTAGCTAACGGtgaagaaatattgttGTATCTCTTGCAATTGGTACAAGCGTTGAAATACGAgtctattatatttgacaAGAGGATTAACTCAGGAGACTCAGAAACAGAGAATTTTActttgattgaaaataattcctctgattcattattatcatcaccTCTTGCAACATTTTTGATTGAGAAGTctgttgaaaatgaaaacttGGGAAACTTTTTTTATTGGTATGTTAAAgtagaaaatgaagatcAGATAAATGTACCCAGTCCTCAACCTGTTCGgatatattcattaatattgaacaagtacattgaaaatttaaaaagatATTCTGAAGTTAATAAACTACCTAACTATAATCATTTAAAAAGGCAAATTTGgtttatcaaaaaattgacaAATTTGGTCGAATTATTAAGAACTACTTTCAAGAAAAACGAAGCTACAATTAAAA
This is a stretch of genomic DNA from Debaryomyces hansenii CBS767 chromosome G complete sequence. It encodes these proteins:
- a CDS encoding DEHA2G13288p (similar to uniprot|P22543 Saccharomyces cerevisiae YLR240w VPS34 phosphatidylinositol 3-kinase responsible for the synthesis of phosphatidylinositol 3-phosphate); the protein is MTQVDPQIIKDSLSSSTNTATFGLSKDLTIPISVKICYLQPSDISKVFDELSPSSEKYSNPLVFQKLSNIYINSDLFVTIQVFSGTSNPITIPVQTPYQAFTNNKREWNRTLKLPINYNQLTIDSYLRVVVYEVSNTRPVIFGIGNISLFNKNDSTLRRGSQKVPVRRDFDFSKNIEIEYGPISGITELEQKLIDYENGEFPHVPWLDKLVISDIEKQRSIKLKGKSPYSKESDEAEKDLFHLYIEFPHFELPVVYSDITYQLPIQTPSEDRSNNHALSLNDTTNTSVIINSIDIPMSKETHTNLLKVYDPDYEIPHLNNINANGNTTQNNATSNTLDPIEMKYHKLERNINNNSLLDKELKPSPQLRDELMRILRKPSNIELSDVEKNLIWKFRYYFSKNNSTTTVIAEDNASHHPSSTKLTRSGKLFLPKFLKSINWDNDFELDHAFNEIIPNYWSVDKIQIGDALELLGNYFNPHTLTSRIAATPKEHSSNDQINNEERRYQKIFKYVIFLRKFAVDRLKLANGEEILLYLLQLVQALKYESIIFDKRINSGDSETENFTLIENNSSDSLLSSPLATFLIEKSVENENLGNFFYWYVKVENEDQINVPSPQPVRIYSLILNKYIENLKRYSEVNKLPNYNHLKRQIWFIKKLTNLVELLRTTFKKNEATIKKVQFLREYLANSSNDLYKFPEPFPLPLDPSIIICGCYPEESSVFKSSLAPLKITFKTITNYRELHQSQSSQLFGKKHYKYGKYSLMFKIGDDLRQDQLVIQIINLMDQLLKNENLDLRLTPYRILATSPIAGLIGFVPNETLDAVLARIYPTSISENIDLVDQQSGAHGVSNNYNANNGILNYLKLHSRDVQAVEPQMSSVLSGASENSIPQPQQQHAITSNLGVSSIVMDNYVKSCAGYCVITYLLGVGDRHLDNLLLSPNGKFWHADFGYILGRDPKPFPPLMKLPIQVIDGMGGLNHENFDIFKNYCFITYTTLRKNSNLILNLFQLMLDANIPDIQIDPNRAVEKVQEKFCLEMSEEEAILHFQNLINDSVNAFLPVVIDRLHSLAQYWRA